From Epinephelus lanceolatus isolate andai-2023 chromosome 23, ASM4190304v1, whole genome shotgun sequence:
AGCTTCCTGCCGCAACATATAAGCATGTAAATGAATACAGAATATTACAggaaattataaaataaagccTGAGAtgaaaaaagtttaattttaccatttatgtattttaatgaAATTCTAGCCTCAGTATACTGTTCAGCTATTATATTAAGGAGGCCTGTGTGTGGTAGGCCTTCTTCATCCACCCTTATGACATCACCTTTAGGCATCTTCTGCAGCAGTTTGAAGATGGGACTCTTCTGTATGAGAGGCTTTGCTTTGAAGAAGTGTATAGCCGGGGGGAACTGTTCAGCAGACATCTCTTTCTCCTTTAATCGATGGAGGTAAACGTCCAGCTTCTGCTCGGCCGCCGACAGGGTCACCCGGCCTCCCGTCTGCCTGGACGCCTCCTGACGCATCAGCAGGTCCCTCTGAGCGGGGTCAGGCATCCCATCAGCCACTCTTACAAACCACAGCAGGGGCACGTAAGTGACCACAGCCTGGCAGATTGAGATCACCATGTCCTGATGTGACACAGAGGAGCGCTAGAACATAATCCACAAGAGCAGGTCTGCTCTGATGCTGTAAAGACAGAAATACTCTGTGTAAGACGTACTAATGACCTCAAAGTGCCTCGGACAAGTTTTAGCAGCACAGTGGCTTAATTAACTTGTTTTAGGATCAACAAATTAACAGATAAAGGAGCTGATTCAGTAGCCTGACAATGACCACGCTTTGCTTTCTGAGTTTAAAAATTAGCAGAGAAAAGTGGAGGAAAGTGACAACGAATCTTCAGATCATTAACATAAACTAGGAATACATTTTAAGGCAAATTTATCTACTTTAAACCATAATATACTTACATGTAAGAAGGAGCTCCTGGCGTCCTGTGTCTCagctcagcagcctcagagaaAAGACTCCGCTGTGAGTCAAGCATGTCAGCAGAATGCTCGGAGCAACTGGATAATTGGAGCATTTTTCTCTGACAAACACCATGTGATAAACTAATGAATGAAGCATGAttgcaaaataaatataaaaaaaaaaactgtacgCCACGCAGCACAGAGGACACCGTTTGAGCCAAGAAGAGTAAGAAGAAGTGATACTaatgatttatattttattatgtttaacATTTCCACAATATAACATCTTCAATTTgagacaccaacaaaaacaaagaagagaacaaaaacaaccacacataCGTATAATTTAATCTGGAAACCTCATATACATACAGTGCACCCTCTGGAATGATATCACCCACTCATTTAATCCATGACAGAATAACACGCATCAATAAATTAACTCAGGTCATGTACAGTCTTCGGTTTTGTCTCTAGGAtggtatttattttctgtgtaatAGGTTGGAGCAGACATCCATTAGCAACACAATGCCCCAACTTACATGGCGTGGAGTAGAGGTTAATGAAACTGGGGGGGACTGTGACACGGATGCTGTGTTTGTCGTGATCTAATTAAAGGACAACCTGTTAGAACATCCAGCCAATCAGCAGATCCTCATCGTCCCCGACTAATCAGTGTAAACCGAGACCCTCAGAGGGGAGCAGCAGAGTAAACAACTGTGCAGTACCCGTGGTGCACATCTGTAATGTTGAGCTGCAGCATCCATCATGTCCCTTAATGCACAGAAAAAACACAGCGATACATCACACAACAACGATGCGTCTCTTTTGCACCGGAAAAATTCgtttcacagacagaggaaTGACGTCTTtcaagtgacaaaataaaaaataaaaggagaggttttttttttttttttttttttttaaattctaataCAGTGGAGCTATTTAGTCCATAAACTTGCGGTTTGGGTTGGCACCGAAGAGAGCCACTCGGATTTCAGGCATCAtctgcaaacagacacacatggtTTATAAGTACGGCTGTAAATAACAACTGATCTGCTGGTGAGAAAATAGTAAAACATGCCCCACACAATTTCCTAAAACCTGACGTGACAAATTAAAATTCTTTCTTTGAAGATTTAGTCTCACacaagacaaagaaaatgatcaaaacaactgctgatttatctttttttttgacTGATTAATCAAAACTGCAGAAATATGAGGAAAttcaaaacatacaaacatttagCAGGAGACTAGATTGTTATcttattaaaaatgtataatttatttgaCTTATTTAACTATGAAGCCTTATTGAGACTAAAAATGGCTTTTTCAACCATCTCCTGAGTCAAAAATGACGATCATAAAGCggtcaacacaaaatataacaCAAAATTAGATCTGAACAGAATGTGAGtgtaaactaaattaaattacagaTGAGAGCACCCAAGAAACAACCTGACATGGCACCTAAAAATCTGACATTAAATCCAtcaacaacaaaatgtattaacaGTAATCATAGCTTCTGTGTTTATATGATATAAGCTCTGCACACTTGATGCCTTTTTCCAAGTGTAAATAAAGGTTATATGTAAGTAAGATCAATCTAAAAATATACAACAATAAATTAATGAGACTAACGCTCATACTGTACATATCCATAAAACATCTGTCGCTCCATCTTGTGACACGTGGGGTTGTTTTTAGTTCCTTGCACAGAAAACGGAACGTTCAGCTGAAGTGAGAGCTCCGCTAATCTCATTTAGTCAAATGCTTGATAACAGCTGCGCCCGtcttttaaccctatgggccctaggcgtttttgggttatttttactgcctttacttttaagctcatatcacagtcattataaaggctacatacacatgctatatcttgtttttttttttcaggacagtCTGGGTTAACCACATTTGCCAtaatttcatgtccttctatgtgcctgtattttatattaatttttatatcaatgaaaaaaacaaacatccgtgttactaaattcttacattttgacatgtatctcagcatagcaagttggaagttgacatattctgccatatatgaagaggggagactctctggaatctggcaatataagaactaTGATGGtaggacattctgtcacttcacagctgtccaaaacatgtggtttgtgccaggcagacatgattgccagtattttttcattattgcaagaaagtccattgactcattcacaaatcaaaaatgtgttttatctgaaagaaacatgcaatatttacatcttagataacagaaaaatagtcaaccaagtgcaatgatgtcctccaagataatatttgccactttgtttgcagtaaacaaagtttgttgttgttcttcagtttcagttatatattgggggggcatattgggcattggggggggggaTGTCCCCCTCAATAACCATAGGGTTAAAAGGTAATTCAATTTGAGACTGATTAAAggaatttatgtatttatttgaccTTTCCTTTAAGCAGGAAAGTCTCACTGGAAAACCCCGCTTTTTTTAAGAGTGCTTAAGAATCAGATCAAACAAGTTCGTCATAGGATCAGACCTAAATAAAAAGCGAAAAACTATCAAACGAGAATCTGCAGGAACATCAATGAATAAATCAACATGTATGGACATCAAGACCTTTTAAACATAAGATGAGATGGATAAAAGAGGGGGGGGGTGGTTAAAAAGAGAACAAAGGCTATAAACTACACAGGAAGAAGTGTTTATGATGCATGTTAAGTCTCAAGGATGAAAAATAGAATCTGAGACTGATAAGACTGAtgagctgtctgtgtgttcCTACCTGCTGAGCCATGAGGTCCAGTCTGCTCTCCAGGGTATTCGCCACCTTGATCTTCCCGTCACCATTATAGATCTCCACACCTCCAGAACTGAAGAAGAGGAAGTTTAAAACGAAAGAAATGACTCATCTCAGAGGTTTTCAGGAGTAATTTTAATGATGATGATCAAATGTGATGCTGCTTACACGTCAGAGGGGATGAAGTTGTCCTGGTCGATGCGGACCTCGATGTTGCTCTTCACAGCTGCTTTATATATGGGAATATTCCTCTGGATGGAGGCCTGAAAGACAACGAGTCACAATACAATTCAAATTCAGATTTAAGCTGATTTTAAAGCAGCTACGTGACTCCATTccatatgtatttatatatacacatattctTCACCCATATGTGTGTGCAGAATAGttctgtgtttatgttgtttttgacattaatcgtatttttaattcaaattcTCTGTGTTTGTACACATATGTCGCCAGTAAAGCTGATTATGATTCTAAAATGGTTGAATATTAACATAGACTTAAACATGCACTAACTAACTTACTCACCTGTACCATCTGGAAGTCCTGCTTACGGCAGCGAATCGTCACTTTGGGCTCCAGAAGCTGATAAAATCCCTGATATGAAAGATTATGAAAGGGTTATTAAACTCCAATCTCAGTATCAACACAGCCTTGTTATAAATATACTTAGTCAGTTTATCAGGAACACCCAACTAAAAATAATAGACGCTACTTAGACTGCACAATACCGATTATAAACAATGTCTCGATATTTTTAGATTCTTTCTAAAATAAGactgtttaaatttaaattgtATATGGGGGGACCACAGCTCGTATAGCCCGCGTTGGCTTTCCCTCAGTGTTCCTGACTGTAGAGTAGCTGAGCGTATAATCTAACCTGTAAGATCAATCCGTCCATCAGAGCTGGATACTTCGCTGGGTCTTTTGCGACGTTTACGAGCCGCTGGCGGGCCTCATTCAGCATTTCCTGAgagcacatatacacacagtgtTCATTTACAGAGAGAATCATTCACGTGATCCATCTCGCCTCTGTACGTAAAATACGACAACATGAGGTACAGCTGCTTACCGAGATCATATCGTCCCGGGATTTCAGCACCTTCAGTCGAGCCTGGTTCATCAGGTTTGACATCTGACTGTAAAGTAGacaaataacacacacattGGGTCTGTTTAGACTTCTAAGTGACattatgtttgtttaaaaaCTCCTGAGACTGTGTGGGGCATTCACAAAGAGTCATTGTAGGACAAAGAAGTGACTAAATTAAATCTTGGGAActgtgtgtcacacacacagatatttcTTTGTTCTTAAAAAAGGTCTGATTAAGGAAGGGAGGACTTGATGTGTCCTGTGATTTATTTCGACATGACTCACATTTTCTTCTGCTGCTCGATctgcttctctttcttctcGTAGTACTCCATGATCTTCAGCCTCTGAGTTTGGACCAGACGACCCTTCTCGATGTTGAACTCTTCTTCTGCCTGcaggaggagacacagttcaCTCAGCAGACGATCCTCTATTCTTAATTGTCTTTACACtgactctgctgctggtgaCTATAATTAAAGGTCACTTTAAGAGGTTTTATTTATGATACGATTAGCAGACAAATTTTCCCGAAATTTAACAGAATAGATTTTGAATCAATGATGTGTAATTTCAAATATTATGCTGATTGCTTTCAGTGTCATACACCTAggtcatattttgttttcttaaatgtGACATAAAAGACACTAATGGTCAGTATTATTGAAGCCAAAGCACTGATGTCAGTTGTAGGTTAAGGTAAATAAATTGAGGCGTTATCTTATGGATTCAGAAGATTTCAAGGGCATCAGATTGTGTAACATCTGCCAATAGAGCCTGTTCATATTGACACTAACTGTGATTTTAGCGCCCTCTAGTGGTGAGTCTCAGgaaatgatggtgatggtgagtaatgatgtattttaaaacactgTACTCATTTGTAAAGTTCTCTTTAATGTGGCAtcagtgtgtgttactgtgtatgTAAACTGTCTGATGTTGTGAATCACTGTGTTTGTTCATGTCCTCATAATGTGTTTATTCTTGTTTGATATACATGATGTCACCACCTGTTCAAATAAAagattaaagaggcaacagataggatttgttttttagcttggcgccacctagcgtcagagGTGTTACGTCGCACTGctgcaacgaccaaattgaccgtggggatcagagataatcaataaaatgactCTATTAGACTCTctaagttaaataaaatgtaggctgtaaagccaccactATACCTCTatgtacagtgccctccaaaagtattggaacagtgaggccaattcctttatttttgttgtagactgaaaatatttgggtttgacattaaaatatgaatatgggacaagagatcaacatttcagctttcatttccaggtatttacatctggatctgatacacaacttagaagatagcaccttttgtttgaacccacccatttttcatgagagcaaaagtattggaacatgtgactgacaggtgtgttttgttgcccaggtgtttcccaattacattgattattcaaacaataaatagcactgaatgtctgagctcagtttcagattgggtaggataggttttgcctgtgcagactgcatttagaggtggaaccaacatgaaaactgagagctgactatgggtgaaaaagaagcaattgtgaatctgagagaagatggacaatcaatcagagccattgcacaaacattggccatagccagtacaaccatttggaatgtcctgaagaagaaagaaaccactggtgtactaagcaacagacatcgaacaggtagaccaaggaaaacatcagcagttgatgacagaaacattgtgagagctgtcaagaaagaccctaaaacaactgttagtgacatcagcaacaacctccagagggcaggagtgaaggtatcacaatctactgttcgcagaagacttcatgaacaaaagtacagaggctacaccagaagatgcaaaccactcattagcaagaagaatatgaaggccaggctggaatttgccaaaaggtacagagatgagcctcaaaaattctgggaaaaagttttatggactgatgagacaaagattaactttttccaaagtgatggaaaggcaaacgtttggagaaagaaaggatctgctcatgatcccaaacatataagctcatctgtgaaacacggtggaggtaatgtcatggcttgggcttgcatggcttcttctgggacggactctttcatcttcattgatgatataacacatgatggcagcagcaaaatgaactcacaagtctacagaaacattttgtctgctaatttaaagaaagatgcaaccaaactgattgggagatccttcatcatgcagcaagataacgacccaaaacacactgccaaaacaacaaaggagttcatcaggggcaagaagtggaaggttttagactggccaagtcagtctccagacttaaacccaatagagcatgcattttacctgcttaagaggagactgaagggagtaaccccccaaaacaaacaacaactgaaagaggctgcggtgaaagcctggaaaagcatcacaaaagaagaatgcaaaagtttggtgatgtcaatgggtcacaggcttgatgcagttattgaaagcatagcaaggatttgcaactaaatattaagtctcattcactttaatctattttaagtttatatgttccaatacctttgctcacctaaaaattttgtgttccgttacaaataatgctatcttctaagttgtgtatcagatccagatgtaaatacctggaaataaaagctgaaatgttgatctcttgtctcatattcatcttttgatgtcaaacccaaatgttttcagtctacaacaaaagtaaacgaattggactcactgttccaatacttttggagggcactgtatatgtagaatgaggtggtgtgtggacactctactaaataaatgagtaaaaagaccgagcaacaattatcagatttatctgaagaaaaaacaaatagtaatgcaaataattataccagaatgcacggtatcagtacaaacaacagtagacacagtggaattataccaatatgcacatgcaAACAGTACCGATTCTAGAATAAATGGTACCGTATAGAAACGATGCGGCCGGGTTGGAgttcaaattgaatgggaaacaaagttcagtgttcacttagctgggcgatgtccgtcgatagctgcctccgtgagaagagaacagaaggaagggagggggtatcactgtccgagggctgccgtagaatggcaacgaggatgtcagccgaccaacactcgctacccggtccctggttgcggcgatttgcgatggcGGCCAGCTACgaattaactagcagccagtacagtagaGTCCTCTCttgtctagctaacatttagccgtgttacttactgatccattagaaagaaagctagctggacatcggttctgaagcctctttggtcacggagctccctccatctcttgaacgcctgactgaggtttactcttgtttttcctcttcttttatcactctcctttttgtgcatcctcgcctcctcagacagaggagctcgttttcttttgggAGGCCATTTTTCACTTGACTCCAAAcattgtctgtctgccattgtgctcatgactcaactatctcatgcccaactcttCATAAGGACTTGCTCCagttcctgattggctgatcgaccaatttcgcaatacatgacgcatttcctgcAGTAAATCAGATTTTTTCCGCAAAATTTCagcaccggtggcagaagcttattgcaaagatttcAAAGCCACTacgtaacctatgtaaacgctgatagtctgattttactgtgtataccaccctgtgcaacccacattattttcaaaaCGATATATTTAggagatgctatctgttgcctctttaaatgaACACTGGCAACTCACTGTCTGATCTGAGGGGGGCGCTGCAAtacatttcaaaattaaatgcaTCACAGGTCTGATCTGGATCAAATTTGTATTTCTAAGGCCCATGCAGGGACAGGCATTGCATATAAGCATTGGCTATAAATGCTCTAgtgcagtgattcccaactggtccagccacagggtccagatttctccttagtcactTGTtgaaggtccacacagttcaatGAATTCACCgttatacttgtgtttggccatgtcattgagctagtttgctgtctctgtcatgtagCTATCAGTTAgccactcactctacagcaggaaatggcactttaaattaaaagctctgtgccagatattcactgtacttcaaaataaagtgtgtaatTTACAAacttggaccatgacccaccagttgggaagcACTGCTCTAGTGTGTTGCATCATTTTACATACTCGTccaaatacaaataaacaaataaaacaaatactgcAGTGATGTTACCTTTGCATCAATCTCTTCTGCCTTCTCATTGGCCTCCTGTTCAATGAAGGCCATCATGTGCTTGATCTGTAGACGGGAGGAAGAAACATTAATGACAAAGAATTCATAAACTGCTGGACGTTAATAGTTCATATGTGTTTCAGCAAGATTTCTGCCCATGTTCAAAACTTAATGCACACACAGAACATATCCCACATATCTGTGTTCTCCGAGACATAGAGAGTTAAGTTATATTTGGCAAAGAAGTTGTAATATTATGAAAATAAACtcataatttaatgaaaatagttGTATTGTTTAAAGACAAAGATCTACCTGTCCTAAAGTCTGCTGTGCTTTATGTTACTGCTCTGCTGACATGGTCATATCCCCTTCAGATCGTCTGACAGACACATGTTTGAGACTCTCTCTGAAGGAGGCATACTAACTAACTGAAACTAACTGAAAACACTTTTGATCAGGTATAATACAGGATCGTCttgtaatgaaaaataaaatgcactgaATCAATACAAGACGCAATATGTCCTGTATTCTTGTGCACAGAACTCACAGGATGAGGGTAATACAAACGAGAAATATTGGCAGGCACATGTCCTTACCATCTAAATGCAGACTTAAACCAAAGTGTGAACTGACTGTGCTGTCTGATTTTATCACTATGGTGAGGAATGTTTCTGTCactggtggaagaagtattcagatccttcatTTAAAGGGAGCTATGCCCATTCTCAAAATTCATAAATGTAAGTCCTATGCAAAAATGTTCGGAAACATGATCAAccctctcccaaatccaaaagctaAAGTGCTAAAACTCAGACTTGATGATATCATGGAGTAAAGAAGCTGCTCCTTTCACAATGAATTTGGGAAGGATATGACTGGCAGCTGCGTTAGAGGCcgctctgctctgattggctgttttctGTGTGCTGGggtagattctagcaaatgccattagaggcaaagtgtcaaaagtaaaaatattcaTTATGCATGTACAATTATGTACAATATTCCctttcagtgttttactgttata
This genomic window contains:
- the atp6v1e1b gene encoding V-type proton ATPase subunit E 1 encodes the protein MALSDADVQKQIKHMMAFIEQEANEKAEEIDAKAEEEFNIEKGRLVQTQRLKIMEYYEKKEKQIEQQKKIQMSNLMNQARLKVLKSRDDMISEMLNEARQRLVNVAKDPAKYPALMDGLILQGFYQLLEPKVTIRCRKQDFQMVQASIQRNIPIYKAAVKSNIEVRIDQDNFIPSDVSGGVEIYNGDGKIKVANTLESRLDLMAQQMMPEIRVALFGANPNRKFMD